A genomic region of Acidobacteriota bacterium contains the following coding sequences:
- the uvrC gene encoding excinuclease ABC subunit UvrC, translating into MTIEEKLKTLPTSAGIYIHKNGAGKIVYIGKAKNLRNRVRSYFHASRNHDPKTQQLVKVIADFEFIVVDSEVEALVLESNLIKKHKPKFNIFLKDDKQYPHLKLTNEPFPKVVVTRKLIRDGGSYYGPFLPAVMARNTLNLINRAFQLRTCDIEIDGNLPRPCLEYHLKRCLGPCVRGLCTKQEYKEAANDVKVLLDGKNKELAVELEQRMWRFSEEGKYELAAKYRDLHRTVISLGETQKMATTADRDVDIIGFYRENQRLALQLFTMREGRIVGRREFFWEDLPEDDTFDAKEFLGEVLAQYYSTDYVPLEIHVPQDFDDRDVLERALTQRRGRRVKILDPRRGTKKSMVELVETNAKIAFEQRFRVLKPDSEKVLEELQEILELSYFPERIESFDISNISGSENVAGIVVFENGKPARYAYRRLIIKSVDGANDFASMHEAVYRRYKRILDEGGQLPRLIFIDGGKGQVAAAAAAMEALDLEQIMLVGLVKPPKQHNQISHLIVHGREDRPIPFDRNSLAFRLILQIREETHKTAIEFHRKRREKRDFSSELSEIPGVGDKRKMKLLREFGSIERIATATIEALTPFVGSMTASEIVNHFERQRNFGSGNEE; encoded by the coding sequence GTGACGATCGAAGAAAAGCTCAAAACTCTACCGACCTCTGCCGGGATTTACATTCATAAGAATGGTGCCGGAAAGATCGTCTACATTGGCAAGGCAAAGAATTTGCGAAACCGCGTGCGGTCGTATTTTCACGCGAGCCGAAATCACGATCCGAAGACCCAGCAGCTTGTTAAAGTGATCGCCGATTTTGAGTTCATCGTGGTCGACAGTGAGGTCGAGGCTCTCGTACTTGAGTCAAATCTGATCAAAAAGCACAAACCAAAATTCAATATATTTCTCAAGGACGATAAACAATATCCGCATCTGAAACTGACAAATGAACCCTTTCCAAAGGTGGTCGTTACCCGCAAATTGATCCGTGACGGAGGGAGCTATTACGGTCCGTTTCTGCCGGCAGTCATGGCGAGAAACACGTTGAATCTGATCAATCGTGCTTTCCAACTTCGCACTTGCGATATCGAGATCGATGGCAATTTGCCGCGTCCGTGCCTCGAATATCATCTGAAAAGATGTCTCGGCCCGTGCGTCAGAGGGCTTTGTACCAAGCAGGAATATAAGGAAGCCGCTAACGACGTCAAAGTGCTATTGGACGGCAAGAACAAGGAGCTGGCGGTTGAGCTCGAACAGCGAATGTGGCGTTTTTCTGAAGAAGGGAAGTATGAACTTGCGGCAAAATATCGCGACCTGCATCGCACCGTGATATCGCTCGGTGAGACGCAGAAGATGGCGACGACCGCCGACCGCGACGTCGATATCATTGGCTTTTACCGCGAAAATCAGCGGCTAGCCTTGCAGCTGTTCACCATGCGCGAAGGCCGTATCGTCGGCCGCCGTGAGTTCTTTTGGGAAGACCTGCCCGAAGACGACACCTTCGACGCCAAAGAGTTCCTCGGCGAGGTTCTGGCTCAATATTATTCGACCGATTACGTCCCTCTTGAGATCCACGTGCCGCAGGATTTTGACGATCGCGATGTTTTAGAGCGTGCTCTAACGCAAAGACGCGGACGGCGCGTTAAAATTCTCGACCCAAGACGCGGCACAAAGAAAAGCATGGTCGAGCTCGTCGAAACTAACGCCAAGATAGCGTTCGAACAGCGTTTCCGCGTCCTCAAACCGGACAGCGAAAAGGTGCTTGAAGAGCTGCAGGAGATCTTAGAACTGTCCTATTTTCCCGAACGGATCGAGTCGTTCGACATTTCGAACATCTCCGGCTCCGAAAACGTCGCCGGCATCGTCGTTTTCGAAAACGGCAAGCCCGCACGCTACGCGTATCGCCGTTTGATAATCAAATCAGTCGACGGCGCGAACGATTTCGCCTCGATGCACGAGGCCGTATACCGCCGCTACAAACGCATCCTCGACGAAGGCGGCCAGCTTCCTCGCCTCATCTTTATCGACGGCGGCAAAGGCCAGGTCGCCGCCGCAGCAGCCGCGATGGAGGCCCTCGATCTCGAACAGATCATGCTCGTCGGCCTCGTCAAGCCGCCCAAACAGCACAACCAGATCTCGCACCTCATCGTCCACGGCCGCGAAGACCGCCCGATCCCGTTCGACCGCAATTCGCTCGCGTTCCGCCTAATCCTCCAGATCCGCGAAGAAACGCACAAGACGGCGATCGAATTCCACCGCAAACGCCGCGAAAAACGCGACTTCTCATCCGAACTCTCCGAGATCCCGGGCGTCGGCGACAAACGCAAAATGAAGCTATTGAGAGAATTCGGCTCCATCGAACGCATCGCGACAGCCACCATCGAAGCCCTAACGCCCTTCGTCGGATCAATGACCGCCAGCGAGATCGTCAACCATTTTGAAAGGCAGCGAAACTTTGGTTCAGGAAATGAGGAATGA
- a CDS encoding threonylcarbamoyl-AMP synthase, giving the protein MRTIVTTSVIEAAAFIKRGGVVAFPTETVYGLGANVFDAAAVAKIFEAKRRPADNPLIAHISTRDQISELTPEITQCAEKLIAIFFPGPLTVVLKKRETVPMIATAGLDTIGIRMPKFELANEFLRACGVPVVAPSANLSGRPSPTTWEAVIEDLDGRIDCVLKGEPTEIGLESTVVDCTADVPLLLRSGSISLEQLIAVMPEIKTLQSDSGEKARSPGMLHKHYSPRAKVVLIEGSDRGAGIKPSEIGLSQSSFIGFRPPDFGFDLVKKCTSVEEYAHSLFEFFRECDRKNIETIYCEQVEESGIGAALMDRLLRSAED; this is encoded by the coding sequence ATGCGAACGATCGTTACTACATCGGTGATCGAAGCGGCTGCGTTCATCAAACGCGGCGGCGTGGTGGCGTTTCCGACCGAAACTGTATACGGACTGGGAGCAAATGTTTTTGATGCCGCCGCAGTGGCAAAGATATTCGAGGCGAAGCGTCGTCCTGCGGACAATCCGTTGATCGCTCACATTTCAACTCGCGACCAGATCAGTGAATTGACGCCTGAGATCACGCAATGTGCGGAAAAGCTCATCGCCATTTTTTTTCCCGGTCCGCTGACGGTCGTATTAAAGAAACGTGAGACAGTTCCTATGATCGCTACTGCGGGTCTTGATACGATCGGGATCAGGATGCCGAAGTTCGAACTCGCCAATGAGTTTCTGAGGGCGTGCGGCGTGCCTGTCGTTGCTCCATCTGCAAATCTGTCAGGCCGGCCAAGCCCGACGACCTGGGAGGCAGTGATCGAAGATCTGGACGGCCGGATCGATTGCGTATTGAAAGGCGAGCCGACCGAGATCGGACTTGAATCGACGGTCGTGGATTGCACCGCCGATGTGCCGCTCCTGCTGCGCAGCGGTTCGATATCGTTAGAGCAATTGATCGCGGTAATGCCTGAGATCAAAACCCTTCAGTCAGATTCCGGCGAAAAGGCACGGAGTCCCGGAATGCTCCACAAGCACTATTCACCGCGGGCGAAAGTGGTGTTGATCGAAGGAAGTGACAGGGGGGCGGGTATAAAGCCCTCAGAGATCGGACTTTCACAAAGCTCATTTATTGGTTTTCGACCACCCGACTTCGGCTTCGATCTTGTCAAGAAATGCACCTCTGTCGAAGAGTATGCACATTCATTATTCGAGTTTTTCCGTGAATGCGATCGCAAGAATATCGAGACCATTTACTGTGAACAAGTCGAAGAGTCCGGGATCGGAGCGGCATTAATGGACCGTCTGCTGCGATCTGCCGAAGACTGA
- a CDS encoding glycosyltransferase family 39 protein, with the protein MAEITKSDAEAPMSESNYIKIVLGILAVFTYFFGLTVPFLGPDEARYAQVAREMFERGDWITPTLGGFNWFEKPALLYWLEIASYHVFGVSEFAARFGPAIFGLGTVFSLWLLGRSLTSIGAVPKSFPTTIALVASSTLGIVAFAHGASFDIIVTFPITAAMAGFFVWHFKNESNSAESDPAVSSALVLFYVFIGMALLAKGLIGAVFPLAIVTFYYSLSRKLPSRVFIISLFWGALLSLAIAATWYVPMYLRHGYEFIDEFFVQHHFQRFTSNKYQHPQPSYFFFLVLPLMTLPWLPFFIGSVWTFVRSLLRRHDAADKLSVSSKRLLIFSAAWILVPLVFFSFSGSKLPGYILPAVPAAVVFAAVYLSRLGDKGSRWPLVTRLIALSVFIGTIILQLTVMPYFAATDSVKALVRSANERGYSSERILAYYSVSHNAEFYAVGRLIRDEQGRQRAFYSVEEVVEIAAAETNRRILVLVKLRDMNKLTTSGKISTELIGDNTEYAIVAVTPN; encoded by the coding sequence ATGGCCGAAATTACAAAGAGCGACGCCGAAGCACCGATGTCAGAGAGCAACTATATCAAAATAGTGCTCGGCATTTTGGCAGTGTTTACTTATTTTTTCGGTCTGACGGTACCATTTCTCGGCCCTGACGAAGCCCGTTACGCTCAAGTTGCTCGCGAGATGTTCGAACGCGGCGACTGGATAACGCCCACGCTTGGCGGCTTTAATTGGTTCGAAAAGCCGGCATTACTCTATTGGCTCGAGATCGCGTCGTATCATGTGTTCGGCGTAAGTGAATTTGCGGCTCGTTTCGGGCCCGCTATATTTGGCCTGGGAACCGTATTCAGCCTGTGGCTCCTGGGCAGGAGTCTGACCTCGATAGGTGCCGTACCAAAGAGCTTCCCGACCACGATTGCACTTGTAGCCTCTTCGACCCTTGGCATTGTCGCATTTGCACACGGCGCCAGCTTTGACATAATCGTCACTTTTCCGATCACCGCGGCTATGGCCGGTTTTTTCGTTTGGCACTTTAAGAACGAGTCAAACAGTGCCGAAAGCGATCCGGCCGTTTCATCTGCGCTGGTCCTCTTTTATGTATTTATCGGAATGGCGTTGCTGGCGAAGGGGTTGATCGGAGCCGTATTCCCGTTAGCGATCGTGACGTTTTACTATTCACTTTCACGAAAGCTTCCGAGCCGCGTGTTCATCATAAGCTTGTTTTGGGGTGCCTTGCTATCGCTTGCGATCGCCGCAACATGGTATGTTCCGATGTATCTCAGACATGGCTACGAATTCATTGACGAGTTTTTCGTCCAACACCATTTTCAGAGGTTTACGTCGAATAAATATCAGCACCCACAACCGTCCTATTTCTTCTTCCTCGTGCTTCCGTTGATGACTCTGCCGTGGCTTCCATTTTTTATCGGGTCGGTCTGGACGTTTGTCAGATCACTGCTTCGACGCCATGACGCGGCCGATAAACTCAGTGTTTCCTCTAAACGACTCCTGATCTTTTCAGCCGCCTGGATCCTCGTTCCATTGGTTTTCTTTTCATTCTCCGGTTCGAAACTGCCCGGATATATCCTGCCGGCGGTTCCGGCTGCGGTTGTCTTTGCGGCCGTCTATTTAAGCCGGCTAGGCGACAAAGGCTCGCGATGGCCCTTGGTCACGCGGCTTATTGCTCTATCCGTGTTTATCGGAACTATCATTTTGCAATTAACGGTCATGCCGTATTTTGCCGCGACCGATTCCGTCAAAGCCCTGGTCCGCTCGGCAAACGAACGGGGCTATTCGTCGGAACGCATCCTCGCGTATTACTCGGTTTCACACAATGCCGAATTTTACGCCGTGGGGAGATTGATACGTGATGAACAGGGCAGGCAGCGAGCGTTTTACAGCGTAGAAGAGGTGGTAGAAATTGCGGCGGCGGAAACGAACAGGCGGATATTGGTGCTCGTAAAACTCCGGGATATGAACAAATTGACAACGAGCGGGAAAATTTCGACCGAGTTGATCGGTGACAATACTGAATATGCGATCGTCGCGGTTACTCCGAACTAA
- a CDS encoding Gfo/Idh/MocA family oxidoreductase, which yields MSENRLLKAAVIGVGSLGRHHARNYAELAAEGRVDLVGVCDANSETAEKVSSDNGCSQFNDWRDMLGKVDAVSIATPTETHCEIACAFLESGVHVLVEKPIALTLEDADKVIAASNASGAKLMVGQLERYNPAMVALRPYVTNPLYFEIHRVSPFPNRSLDVDVVLDVMIHDLDAIQWLVGANVAVTEIRAVGIPIISDKVDAANARIEFANGAVANITASRVGTEKIRKTRFYQTGSYVVLDYATKFASVTSIMPDAAHPLLGISINRLEINDIEPLREEITAFLDAIENDETPSITGGDGRRALALAVGVLEKIEAHSNRLFAV from the coding sequence ATGAGTGAAAATCGCCTGCTAAAAGCGGCAGTCATCGGTGTCGGCAGTCTCGGTCGGCATCACGCCCGAAATTATGCCGAGCTCGCCGCAGAAGGCCGCGTCGATCTGGTTGGCGTTTGCGACGCAAACTCTGAAACCGCGGAAAAAGTGTCATCCGATAATGGTTGTTCCCAATTCAATGACTGGCGTGACATGCTGGGCAAAGTCGATGCCGTATCGATCGCGACACCGACCGAAACGCACTGCGAGATCGCCTGCGCGTTTCTCGAAAGCGGTGTTCACGTACTCGTAGAGAAGCCGATCGCACTGACATTGGAAGACGCAGATAAGGTGATCGCGGCGTCGAATGCCTCAGGTGCCAAGTTAATGGTCGGCCAATTAGAGCGTTACAATCCGGCGATGGTAGCTTTGCGGCCGTACGTGACGAATCCGCTTTACTTTGAGATACACCGTGTTTCGCCGTTTCCCAACCGCTCGCTCGATGTCGATGTCGTGCTCGACGTAATGATCCACGATCTCGACGCGATCCAATGGCTGGTCGGCGCGAACGTCGCCGTCACTGAGATCCGAGCTGTCGGCATACCGATAATCTCGGACAAGGTCGATGCTGCCAACGCTCGGATCGAGTTTGCGAACGGAGCGGTTGCAAATATTACGGCTTCGCGTGTCGGCACCGAGAAAATTCGGAAGACGCGGTTTTATCAGACAGGATCATATGTCGTGCTCGATTACGCGACAAAGTTTGCGTCTGTTACTTCCATTATGCCCGACGCCGCTCATCCTTTGCTTGGCATCTCGATCAACCGGCTCGAGATCAATGATATCGAACCGCTTCGCGAAGAGATCACCGCGTTTTTGGACGCGATCGAGAATGATGAAACTCCTTCAATAACCGGCGGGGATGGACGCCGGGCGTTGGCGTTAGCGGTCGGCGTGTTGGAGAAGATCGAAGCGCATTCGAACCGCTTATTTGCAGTATGA
- a CDS encoding serine hydrolase — protein sequence MRCREISEFLLSRISAGDFPSAVYLVAEKGEIKLHEAVGFAVVEPERIKADVDTIYDMASVTKVLVTGLLAAKLVEDGKLSLDRCVSTYLDEFDTDDKRSVTVSELLSHASHLPAWLPMYLLVDDPAEVIGEIGRTPSDPEQNAVTYSDLNFIALGNLIERIEGKRLDVLLKELVVSPLGLIDTGFNPSFGSKHRIAASEKGNGFEMQTCIEKGYLQPTGSRDKFRLEVIWGEVHDNNAYFMGGVAGHAGLFSTAKDVYEIAQQFLPNHTSLFDPETCEMFRTNFTPGTNEHRSFAFQLASTPESAAGMAMSPQSYGHLGFTGTSLWIDPVKQRVFILLTNRTHDRKLPFENINSVRRRFHDLAIEHLDRIS from the coding sequence ATGAGGTGTCGAGAGATCTCAGAGTTTCTATTGTCACGCATCTCGGCCGGCGATTTCCCGTCGGCTGTTTATCTTGTCGCCGAAAAGGGTGAGATCAAGCTGCACGAAGCTGTGGGCTTTGCGGTTGTCGAACCTGAACGCATCAAAGCCGACGTAGATACGATCTACGACATGGCGAGTGTGACAAAGGTTCTGGTCACCGGACTGCTGGCGGCTAAATTGGTCGAGGATGGAAAACTCAGTCTGGATAGATGTGTTAGCACTTATCTCGACGAATTTGATACTGATGACAAGCGATCGGTGACTGTCAGTGAGTTGTTATCGCACGCTTCGCATTTGCCCGCTTGGCTGCCGATGTACTTACTTGTCGATGATCCCGCAGAGGTCATCGGGGAAATAGGCCGGACGCCGTCGGACCCGGAGCAAAATGCGGTTACGTACAGCGATCTTAATTTTATCGCACTTGGAAATCTGATCGAGCGGATAGAAGGCAAACGGCTCGATGTTTTGCTAAAGGAGTTGGTGGTCTCGCCGCTCGGACTAATAGATACGGGTTTTAACCCTTCGTTCGGATCGAAACACCGCATCGCCGCAAGTGAAAAAGGCAATGGATTTGAGATGCAGACATGCATTGAGAAAGGTTATCTTCAGCCAACCGGCAGCAGGGACAAATTCCGTTTGGAAGTGATCTGGGGCGAGGTCCATGACAACAATGCATACTTTATGGGTGGCGTTGCCGGTCATGCCGGGCTGTTCTCGACGGCAAAAGATGTGTATGAGATCGCCCAACAATTTTTACCGAATCATACTTCGCTGTTCGACCCTGAGACATGCGAGATGTTTCGCACCAATTTTACACCCGGAACGAATGAACATCGCTCATTCGCGTTCCAGTTGGCGTCGACGCCGGAGTCGGCAGCGGGAATGGCAATGTCGCCGCAAAGCTATGGTCACCTAGGGTTTACAGGGACGAGCCTATGGATCGATCCGGTGAAGCAACGCGTGTTCATTCTTCTGACGAACCGGACGCATGACCGCAAACTTCCGTTCGAAAATATCAACTCCGTCCGCCGACGCTTTCACGATCTGGCGATCGAGCATCTTGACCGAATTTCTTAG